In Streptomyces sp. NBC_01717, one DNA window encodes the following:
- the argS gene encoding arginine--tRNA ligase — protein MASVNSLASTLQQQLADALTAALPDAGTADPLLRRSDRADFQANGILALAKKLKGNPRELASQVTAAIPAGDLIKEIEVSGPGFLNITLSDKAIIETLAARAADDEGRLGVPYGQNAGTTVVDYAQPNVAKEMHVGHLRSAVIGAAMVEVLEFTGETVVRRHHIGDWGTQFGMLIQYLIEHPQELDHRGGEEQDGEAAMSSLNRLYKASRALFDSDEEFKARSRDRVVALQAGDEETVALWQRFVDESKIYFYSVFNKLDMEIRDPDIVGESGYNDMLEETCRILEETGVAVRSEGALCVFFDDVKGPDGNPVPLIVKKTNGGYGYAATDLSAIRDRVQNLKASTLLYVVDARQSLHFKMVFETARRAGWLNEDVKAHQLAFGTVLGKDGKPFKTREGETVRLVDLLDEAIERATAVVREKAEKVGLTEQEIVENGEYVGIGAVKYADLSTSAVRDYKFDLDQMVSLNGDTSVYLQYAYARIKSILRKAGEIRPVAHPELELAPAERALGLHLDQFGENLAEVASTYEPHKLAAYLYQLASHYTTFYDQCHVLSDDNPAEVVENRLFLCDLTARTLHRGMALLGIRTPERL, from the coding sequence ATGGCCTCGGTCAATTCCCTCGCTTCCACGCTCCAGCAGCAGCTGGCGGACGCCCTGACGGCAGCTCTGCCGGATGCCGGCACCGCGGACCCGCTGCTGCGCCGAAGCGACCGGGCCGACTTCCAGGCCAACGGGATCCTGGCCCTCGCCAAGAAGCTGAAGGGCAACCCGCGCGAGCTCGCGTCCCAGGTCACGGCCGCGATCCCGGCGGGCGACCTGATCAAGGAGATCGAGGTCTCCGGCCCCGGCTTCCTGAACATCACGCTCAGCGACAAGGCGATCATCGAGACCCTGGCCGCGCGCGCCGCGGACGACGAGGGCCGGCTCGGTGTGCCGTACGGGCAGAACGCGGGCACGACGGTCGTCGACTACGCGCAGCCGAACGTGGCCAAGGAGATGCACGTCGGTCACCTCCGGTCCGCGGTGATCGGTGCCGCCATGGTGGAGGTCCTGGAGTTCACCGGCGAGACCGTGGTCCGGCGCCACCACATCGGCGACTGGGGCACCCAGTTCGGCATGCTCATCCAATACCTGATCGAGCACCCGCAGGAGCTCGACCACCGGGGCGGCGAGGAGCAGGACGGCGAGGCCGCCATGTCCTCGCTGAACCGGCTCTACAAGGCGTCGCGGGCGCTCTTCGACTCCGACGAGGAGTTCAAGGCCCGCTCCCGGGACCGGGTGGTCGCGCTCCAGGCCGGTGACGAGGAGACGGTCGCGCTCTGGCAGCGGTTCGTCGACGAGTCGAAGATCTACTTCTACTCGGTCTTCAACAAGCTCGACATGGAGATCCGCGACCCCGACATCGTCGGCGAGTCCGGTTACAACGACATGCTCGAGGAGACCTGCCGGATCCTGGAGGAGACGGGCGTCGCCGTCCGCTCCGAGGGCGCGCTGTGCGTGTTCTTCGACGACGTGAAGGGCCCGGACGGCAACCCGGTCCCGCTGATCGTCAAGAAGACGAACGGCGGGTACGGCTACGCGGCGACCGACCTCTCCGCGATCCGCGACCGGGTCCAGAACCTCAAGGCGAGCACCCTGCTGTACGTCGTGGACGCGCGGCAGTCGCTCCACTTCAAGATGGTCTTCGAGACGGCCCGCCGGGCAGGCTGGCTGAACGAGGACGTGAAGGCGCACCAGCTGGCGTTCGGCACGGTGCTCGGCAAGGACGGCAAGCCCTTCAAGACCCGTGAGGGCGAGACGGTCCGGCTGGTCGACCTGCTGGACGAGGCGATCGAGCGGGCGACGGCCGTCGTGCGCGAGAAGGCCGAGAAGGTCGGCCTGACCGAGCAGGAGATCGTCGAGAACGGCGAGTACGTCGGTATCGGCGCGGTGAAGTACGCCGACCTCTCCACGTCCGCCGTGCGAGACTACAAGTTCGACCTGGACCAGATGGTGTCGCTGAACGGCGACACGTCCGTGTACCTCCAGTACGCGTACGCCCGTATCAAGTCCATCCTCCGCAAGGCGGGTGAGATCCGGCCGGTCGCGCACCCGGAGCTGGAGCTGGCCCCGGCCGAGCGGGCGCTGGGCCTGCACCTGGACCAGTTCGGCGAGAACCTCGCCGAGGTGGCGTCCACGTACGAGCCGCACAAGCTGGCCGCGTACCTCTACCAACTGGCCTCGCACTACACGACGTTCTACGACCAGTGCCACGTGCTGAGCGACGACAACCCCGCCGAGGTGGTCGAGAACCGGCTCTTCCTCTGCGACCTGACCGCCCGCACCCTGCACCGGGGCATGGCGCTGCTCGGCATCCGCACCCCCGAGCGTCTCTGA
- the lysS gene encoding lysine--tRNA ligase produces MPTVAQSQSSTEADWVSRFADEVIAESERRAPGKPVVVASGLSPSGPIHLGNLREVMTPHLVADEIRRRGHQVRHLISWDDYDRYRKVPAGVPGVDESWAEHIGKPLTSVPAPAGSAYPNWAEHFKAAMTAALDELGVEYDGISQTEQYTAGAYREQILHAMRHRADIDAVLDRYRTKKDPAAAGKGKKPQQQKKVDDAELEAEAGSGAASEDDGSGGSAGYFPYKPYCGNCEKDLTTVTSYDDETTELNYTCTACGFAETVRLSEFNRGKLVWKVDWPMRWAYEGVIFEPSGVDHSSPGSSFVVGGQIVREVFDGVQPIGPMYAFVGISGMAKMSSSKGGVPTPADALKIMEAPLLRWLYARRRPNQSFKIAFDQEIQRLYDEWDSLGRKVTDGSVLPADAAAYARAIGTAAGELPSTPRPLPYRTLASVVDITAGHDEQTLRILSDLDPENPLTSLDEARPRLDRAENWITSQVPAEARTIVRDEPDKELLGSLDEQGRRSLQLLVDGLDSHWSLDGLTTLVYGVPKILAGLEPDAKPTPELKTAQRSFFALLYRLLVSRDTGPRLPTLLLAVGAERVRKLLGV; encoded by the coding sequence GTGCCGACCGTGGCTCAGAGTCAGAGCAGCACCGAGGCCGACTGGGTCTCCCGCTTCGCGGACGAGGTCATCGCCGAATCGGAGCGTCGTGCGCCTGGCAAACCGGTCGTCGTCGCGTCCGGTCTTTCGCCGTCGGGCCCGATCCACCTGGGCAACCTCCGCGAGGTCATGACCCCGCACCTGGTCGCGGACGAGATCCGCCGCCGGGGTCACCAGGTCCGGCACCTCATCTCCTGGGACGACTACGACCGCTACCGGAAGGTCCCGGCGGGCGTCCCGGGCGTCGACGAGTCGTGGGCCGAACACATCGGCAAGCCGCTGACGTCCGTGCCCGCCCCGGCCGGGTCCGCGTACCCCAACTGGGCGGAGCACTTCAAGGCCGCCATGACGGCCGCGCTGGACGAACTGGGTGTCGAGTACGACGGCATCAGCCAGACCGAGCAGTACACGGCGGGGGCCTACCGCGAGCAGATCCTGCACGCGATGAGGCACCGCGCCGACATCGACGCCGTTCTCGACCGGTACCGCACGAAGAAGGACCCGGCGGCCGCGGGCAAGGGCAAGAAGCCGCAGCAGCAGAAGAAGGTCGACGACGCCGAGCTCGAGGCCGAGGCGGGCTCCGGCGCGGCGAGTGAGGACGACGGCAGCGGTGGCTCCGCCGGCTACTTCCCGTACAAGCCGTACTGCGGCAACTGCGAGAAGGACCTCACGACCGTCACGTCGTACGACGACGAGACGACCGAACTGAACTACACGTGCACCGCCTGCGGCTTCGCCGAGACCGTCCGGCTCAGCGAGTTCAACCGCGGCAAGCTGGTCTGGAAGGTCGACTGGCCGATGCGCTGGGCGTACGAAGGCGTGATCTTCGAGCCCAGCGGTGTGGACCACTCGTCGCCCGGCTCGTCGTTCGTGGTCGGCGGCCAGATCGTCCGCGAGGTCTTCGACGGTGTGCAGCCGATCGGCCCGATGTACGCCTTCGTCGGCATCTCCGGCATGGCGAAGATGTCCTCCAGCAAGGGCGGCGTGCCGACCCCGGCCGACGCGCTGAAGATCATGGAGGCACCGCTGCTGCGCTGGCTGTACGCGCGCCGCAGGCCCAACCAGTCCTTCAAGATCGCCTTCGACCAGGAGATCCAGCGGCTGTACGACGAGTGGGACTCGCTGGGCCGCAAGGTCACCGACGGCTCCGTGCTGCCCGCCGACGCCGCCGCGTACGCCCGGGCCATCGGCACGGCCGCCGGTGAGCTGCCGAGTACCCCGCGCCCGCTGCCGTACCGCACGCTCGCGTCCGTCGTCGACATCACGGCCGGGCACGACGAGCAGACACTGCGCATCCTGAGCGACCTGGACCCGGAGAACCCGCTGACGTCGCTCGACGAGGCACGGCCGCGGCTCGACCGCGCGGAGAACTGGATCACCAGCCAGGTTCCGGCCGAGGCCCGCACCATCGTCCGCGACGAGCCGGACAAGGAGCTGCTCGGCTCGCTGGACGAGCAGGGGCGCCGGTCGCTGCAGCTGCTCGTCGACGGGCTGGACTCGCACTGGTCGCTGGACGGGCTGACGACGCTCGTCTACGGCGTGCCGAAGATCCTGGCCGGGCTGGAGCCGGACGCCAAGCCGACGCCCGAGCTGAAGACCGCGCAGCGCTCGTTCTTCGCGCTGCTGTACCGGCTGCTCGTCAGCCGGGACACCGGGCCGCGGCTGCCCACGCTGCTGCTGGCCGTGGGTGCGGAGCGGGTGCGGAAGCTGCTGGGCGTGTAG
- a CDS encoding DUF2637 domain-containing protein produces MAAMQLTRTHRVLIGVVVAGAAIIAAIGFAGSYAAVRALAEQKGFGNFSLVFPIGIDAGICVLLALDLLLTWMRIPFPLLRQTAWLLTAATIAFNGAAAWPDPLGVGMHAVIPVLFVVAVEAARHAVGRIADLTADKHMEGVRLTRWLLSPVPTFKLWRRMKLWELRSYEQVIKLEQDRLIYQARLQARFGRNWRRKAPVESLMPLRLAKFGVPLADTGPAGLAAAGIEPVLLPPAPAPAAVETVHPQAELPYAPQPQYAEPPQHQPQHPQQQHAHPSDPAGEEWPQEGPGSHESPWFAAPQVPEGAYEGTYNPTYVEGLEPTPVMIPSGPGGRTRPLGNVGTIGAVPHPRSEEPLPESPEQPQQPQEPAADPVEWAQEDAEFGEIAYEVFSAYTHQHNDYPSVEVLDIHLSDGHNVRHPRSAALLRRLLPGFKQRFDNEMAENHIA; encoded by the coding sequence GTGGCCGCGATGCAGCTGACACGCACGCACCGGGTACTCATCGGGGTCGTCGTCGCCGGCGCGGCAATCATCGCCGCGATCGGCTTCGCGGGCTCGTACGCCGCCGTGCGCGCGCTCGCAGAACAGAAGGGCTTCGGGAACTTCTCCCTGGTCTTCCCGATCGGCATCGACGCGGGCATCTGCGTACTGCTGGCGCTGGACCTGCTCCTGACCTGGATGCGGATACCGTTCCCGCTGCTGCGCCAGACGGCCTGGCTGCTGACCGCCGCGACGATCGCCTTCAACGGCGCCGCGGCCTGGCCCGACCCGCTCGGCGTCGGCATGCACGCGGTGATCCCGGTGCTGTTCGTGGTCGCGGTCGAGGCCGCCCGGCACGCGGTCGGCCGGATAGCCGACCTGACGGCCGACAAGCACATGGAGGGCGTCCGGCTCACCCGCTGGCTGCTCTCCCCCGTCCCCACGTTCAAGCTGTGGCGCCGGATGAAGCTGTGGGAGCTGCGTTCGTACGAGCAGGTCATCAAGCTCGAACAGGACCGGCTGATCTACCAGGCCCGGCTCCAGGCCCGTTTCGGCCGGAACTGGCGCCGCAAGGCCCCCGTCGAGTCGCTGATGCCGCTGCGGCTGGCAAAGTTCGGCGTTCCGCTGGCCGACACCGGTCCGGCCGGCCTGGCCGCAGCGGGCATAGAACCGGTCCTGCTGCCCCCGGCCCCGGCTCCGGCCGCCGTCGAGACGGTCCACCCCCAGGCCGAATTGCCGTACGCCCCGCAGCCGCAGTACGCCGAGCCCCCACAGCACCAGCCACAACACCCGCAGCAACAGCACGCCCACCCCTCCGACCCCGCCGGCGAGGAATGGCCGCAGGAGGGCCCCGGCTCGCACGAGAGCCCGTGGTTCGCGGCGCCGCAGGTCCCGGAGGGCGCGTACGAGGGTACGTACAACCCGACGTACGTCGAGGGCCTCGAGCCCACCCCGGTCATGATCCCCTCGGGCCCGGGCGGCCGCACCCGCCCGCTGGGCAACGTGGGCACGATCGGCGCGGTCCCCCACCCCCGTAGCGAAGAGCCCCTGCCGGAGTCGCCGGAGCAGCCTCAGCAGCCCCAGGAGCCCGCGGCGGACCCGGTCGAGTGGGCGCAGGAGGACGCGGAGTTCGGCGAAATCGCCTACGAGGTGTTCAGCGCGTACACGCACCAGCACAACGACTACCCGAGCGTCGAGGTCCTCGACATCCATCTCTCGGACGGCCACAACGTCAGGCATCCGCGCAGCGCGGCCCTGCTCCGCCGTCTGCTGCCGGGTTTCAAGCAGCGCTTCGACAACGAGATGGCCGAGAACCACATCGCGTGA
- a CDS encoding DUF3558 family protein produces the protein MHRSASRLTRILACAAVPVMLVVAGCSSDSGSKKESDGSSSSAPGAKKSVAAVAPAKFAELPDPCKAISTKTITSLVPKAKSKAGSPATSSDTSARAGCSWNGLDDNGVKGSQYRWLDVGFTRFDSDQALGSGAKRAADDLTKQLAKTRTAEGAKKIAESPVSGIGEQATKVTYDLNKTGEDFKYATIVARTGNAVVTLTYNGAGYAGAKTPSGADILKDAEKAAKEAVAAVADANAAPDDKQSSPSASPSKSAKSSN, from the coding sequence ATGCACCGATCAGCCTCGCGACTCACCCGCATACTCGCCTGCGCCGCCGTCCCGGTGATGCTCGTCGTCGCCGGCTGTTCGTCGGACTCCGGCAGCAAGAAGGAGTCGGACGGCTCGTCCTCCTCCGCTCCGGGCGCGAAGAAGTCGGTGGCGGCGGTCGCGCCGGCGAAGTTCGCCGAGCTGCCCGACCCGTGCAAGGCGATCTCCACGAAGACGATCACCTCGCTGGTCCCCAAGGCCAAGAGCAAGGCGGGTTCACCGGCCACGTCCAGCGACACCTCGGCGCGCGCCGGCTGCTCCTGGAACGGCCTGGACGACAACGGCGTCAAGGGCTCGCAGTACCGCTGGCTCGACGTCGGCTTCACCCGCTTCGACTCGGACCAGGCCCTCGGCAGCGGCGCGAAGCGCGCCGCGGACGACCTCACGAAGCAGCTCGCCAAGACCAGGACGGCCGAGGGCGCGAAGAAGATCGCGGAGTCCCCCGTCAGCGGTATCGGCGAGCAGGCCACCAAGGTCACGTACGACCTCAACAAGACCGGCGAGGACTTCAAGTACGCGACGATCGTGGCCCGCACGGGGAACGCCGTCGTCACCCTGACCTACAACGGCGCGGGTTACGCGGGTGCGAAGACGCCGTCCGGCGCCGACATCCTCAAGGACGCCGAGAAGGCCGCCAAGGAAGCCGTCGCCGCGGTCGCCGACGCCAACGCCGCCCCCGACGACAAGCAGTCGAGCCCGTCCGCGAGCCCGTCGAAGTCGGCCAAGTCGTCGAACTAG